A stretch of Leisingera sp. S132 DNA encodes these proteins:
- the betC gene encoding choline-sulfatase yields MSAPNILILMVDQLNGTLFPDGPAEWLHAPNLKKLAERSTRFKNAYTASPLCAPGRASFMSGQLPSRTGVYDNAAEFRSDIPTYAHHLRRAGYYTCLSGKMHFVGPDQLHGFEDRLTTDIYPADFGWTPDYRKPGERIDWWYHNMGSVTGAGVAETSNQMEYDDEVAYNATAKLYELSRGLDDRPWCVTVSFTHPHDPYVARRKYWDLYEDCEHLLPEVPAMEYEDHDPHAKRIFDANDWRSFDITEENIKRSRRAYFANISYLDDKIGEILNVLETTRQEAIILFVSDHGDMLGERGLWFKMSFYEGSSRVPLMISAPDLPAGLIETPVSTLDVTPTLGALAGVDMAEIEPWTDGQNLVPLANGTERTEPVAVEYAAEASYAPLVSLRYGQWKYNRCALDPDQLFDLEADPHELNNLADDPAHAGTLESLRAKSEARWNLETFDAEVRASQARRWVVYEALRQGGYYPWDYQPLQKASERYMRNHMNLDNLEESKRFPRGE; encoded by the coding sequence ATGAGTGCCCCGAATATCCTGATCCTGATGGTTGACCAGTTGAATGGGACGCTTTTCCCGGACGGCCCCGCCGAGTGGCTGCATGCTCCGAACCTGAAAAAGCTGGCGGAACGCTCCACCCGCTTCAAGAACGCCTATACAGCATCACCCTTATGCGCCCCGGGCCGGGCGTCTTTCATGTCCGGCCAGCTGCCGTCGCGCACTGGCGTCTATGACAACGCGGCCGAATTCCGCAGCGACATCCCGACCTATGCTCACCACCTGCGCCGCGCGGGCTACTACACCTGCCTCTCGGGCAAGATGCACTTTGTCGGCCCCGACCAGCTGCACGGGTTCGAGGACCGGCTGACCACCGACATCTACCCGGCTGATTTCGGCTGGACGCCTGACTACCGCAAACCCGGCGAACGCATCGACTGGTGGTATCACAACATGGGATCTGTCACCGGGGCAGGGGTGGCGGAAACCTCCAACCAGATGGAATACGACGACGAGGTCGCCTACAACGCCACTGCCAAGCTCTATGAGCTGTCGCGCGGGCTGGACGACCGCCCCTGGTGCGTCACCGTCTCCTTCACCCATCCGCACGACCCCTATGTGGCGCGCCGCAAGTACTGGGATCTCTACGAGGACTGCGAGCACCTGCTGCCCGAAGTCCCGGCGATGGAGTATGAGGATCACGACCCCCACGCCAAGCGCATCTTTGACGCCAACGACTGGCGCAGCTTCGACATCACCGAGGAGAACATCAAACGCTCACGCCGCGCGTACTTCGCCAATATCTCCTACCTGGATGACAAGATCGGCGAGATCCTGAACGTGCTGGAAACCACCCGGCAGGAAGCGATTATCCTGTTTGTCTCCGACCACGGCGACATGCTGGGCGAGCGCGGCCTCTGGTTCAAGATGAGCTTCTACGAGGGCTCCTCCCGCGTGCCGCTGATGATCTCGGCGCCGGACCTGCCTGCGGGCCTCATCGAAACCCCGGTCTCTACGCTGGACGTGACCCCGACGCTGGGCGCGCTGGCCGGTGTCGACATGGCAGAAATCGAACCCTGGACCGACGGCCAGAATCTGGTGCCGCTGGCCAATGGAACGGAACGCACCGAACCGGTCGCCGTGGAATACGCGGCCGAAGCGTCCTATGCGCCGCTGGTGTCGCTCCGCTATGGCCAGTGGAAATACAACCGCTGCGCCCTGGACCCCGACCAGCTGTTTGATCTGGAGGCCGACCCGCACGAACTCAACAACCTGGCAGATGATCCGGCCCATGCCGGCACGCTGGAATCCTTGCGCGCCAAGTCAGAGGCGCGCTGGAACCTGGAAACCTTCGACGCAGAGGTGCGCGCCAGCCAGGCCCGCCGCTGGGTCGTCTACGAGGCGCTGCGCCAGGGCGGCTACTACCCCTGGGATTACCAGCCGCTGCAAAAGGCCTCCGAGCGCTACATGCGCAACCACATGAACCTCGACAACCTCGAGGAAAGCAAACGCTTTCCCCGCGGCGAATAA